CGCCGCTCCGGCGGCGCGCTTCTCGTCCAGGTCCAGGAGTTGGAACCAGGTGGTAACGTCGGGGCGGTTCGGCGCGACCTCGGCCTTCATCTTGTCGAAGTAGGCTCGCGAGTGATCGTCGGGCGCCCACGCGCGGCGCTCGCGGTTGAACGCCGCGATCGCTTCCGGCGAGCGTTTCGCCAACAGCGACTTCGCCCACGCTTCGATCTTGGCGTCGTCGTAACCGAGCTCTTTGATCTTCGCCGCGAAGGTGTTGAAGTCGACGCCCAGCAGCTCGAGCACCGGCCGGTCGTGCGGGCAGTCGACGTCGTATTCACCCAGCGTGCCGTCGGCGTTGGCGTGCGCTTTGTCGATCACGCGCGGCAACGAGACGATGCCCGCCATCATCTCGTTGGGGCTGCGCGGATATTCTTTGGTCAAGTCCATGCTGCCCGTTTCCCCGAAAACCGCCGCGTGCTAGAGCTTGGCGGAGGCGCGCTCGGGCAGCACCCAGTCGGGGCGCACGAAGTGGCAGGTGTAGCCCTGCGGATAGCGCTCCAGGTAGTCCTGGTGCTCCGGCTCGGCCTCCCAGAAGGGGCCGGCGGGGGCGACTTCGGTGACGACCTTGCCGGGCCACAGGCCCGAGGCGTCGACGTCGGCGATCGTCTCTTCGGCGATGCGCTTCTGTTCGTCGGTGGTGTAGTAGATCGCGGAGCGATAGCTCAGCCCGCGGTCGTTCCCCTGACGGTTCAGCGTCGTGGGGTCGTGGATCTGGAAGAAGATCTCGAGCAGTCTGCGATAGCTCACGCGGCTGGGATCGAAGATGATCTCGATCGCCTCGGCGTGCGTCCCGTGGTTGCGATAGGTGGCATTGGGGACGTCGCCGCCGGTGTAGCCGACGCGGCTCGAGATGACGCCGGGGATGCGACGGAGCAGGTCTTGCATGCCCCAGAAGCAGCCACCGGCAAGAACGGCGCGTTCGGTTGCGGTTGCCATACGCTCCGTAGAACCCGTCCGCGGGTGCTATTGTTGCCACATGGAATCGTCCGCCGGCTTGCCTCGGCTCTGGGCCTCGCGCCCGGTGCCGCTCGCCTCCTTCACCGCGATCATGGGGATCATCGCGCTCGGGCTTGCTTGGCGGCTCGCCGCCGACGCCTGGGCGGTCCCGGCCGTCATCGGCGAGGCGCTCGTTCTGGGCGGGATCGCCGCCTTCGCGCTGCTGCTGCTGCGCTGGGCGCGACGGATCGCCGCGCATCCCGACGAGCTGCGGGCCGAGAGCCATGTCGCGATTACCGCCAGCTACTACGGGACGCTGGCGATCGCGCTCTCGGTGACCTCGGCGGCGCTGGTCCGGTACCAGCCCGCCGTGGCGCTCGTGCTGTGGGCGGTCGCGGCGCTGGGCGGTATGGCCCTGTTGATCTACCTGCTCGGCCATTGGATCGAGACCGGGCTCAAAGACGTCGAGCTGACGCCGGCGCTGCTGTTGCCGGTCGTCGGCAACGCCGTCTCGGTGTACCCGGCCGCGGCGCTGGGCGTCGTCCAACTCGCGTGGTTCTCGTTCGCGGCGGCGTTCGTGTGCTGGCTCGCGCTCTATCCGCTTACGATGTACCGGTTGCTGGTCGTCGAGCCCCGGCTTCCGCGGCGGATGGCGCCGCAGCTCGGCATCCTGGTTTCCTCGCCGGCCGTGTTTGCCAACGCGTGGTTCACCCTGAACGGCGGCGTCGTCGACGCGTTCGTGCTGCTGTTCGCCTTCAAAGCGCTGTTCTGCGCGATCTTGGTCGCCCGAATGTGGCGCATCGGCTACGGCGAGCCGTACAACGTGGCGATGTGGGGCTGGGCGTTCCCCGCCGCGGCGCTGGCGGGCGCCTTCATGCGCATCGCGCTGCGGACCGGCGCGCCGCTCTACTCGGTGCTCGCGGTTCTCACCGTGACGGCGGCGTCGTTGATCGCGCTGACCTGCGCGCTGCTGACGCTGCGCGGCTGGATCCGGGCGGCCGCCGTCGTCGCGGCGTCCGCGCCCTCGGTGCAGCGCGGCGGCTGAAAGGCCGTCGGGGCCGCGACGACCGGCATCTGCAGCTGCGCCAAGCCAAACGCG
The Candidatus Sulfotelmatobacter sp. genome window above contains:
- the msrA gene encoding peptide-methionine (S)-S-oxide reductase MsrA, whose protein sequence is MATATERAVLAGGCFWGMQDLLRRIPGVISSRVGYTGGDVPNATYRNHGTHAEAIEIIFDPSRVSYRRLLEIFFQIHDPTTLNRQGNDRGLSYRSAIYYTTDEQKRIAEETIADVDASGLWPGKVVTEVAPAGPFWEAEPEHQDYLERYPQGYTCHFVRPDWVLPERASAKL
- a CDS encoding DUF5069 domain-containing protein, translating into MDLTKEYPRSPNEMMAGIVSLPRVIDKAHANADGTLGEYDVDCPHDRPVLELLGVDFNTFAAKIKELGYDDAKIEAWAKSLLAKRSPEAIAAFNRERRAWAPDDHSRAYFDKMKAEVAPNRPDVTTWFQLLDLDEKRAAGAA